A segment of the Coffea arabica cultivar ET-39 chromosome 8c, Coffea Arabica ET-39 HiFi, whole genome shotgun sequence genome:
TGTGGTGGAAGCACATGCATGGAGCCACAATGCTCGCTTAGCATGCGTTGCCTACATCTCCGACCAATCCACATCCTCTCCGATTGATGACCACCGCCTCGCCACCATCGAAGACCACCTTACCACGGTCCTCAGAGCCACCACGTCTCAAAACGCCGGAGATGACGTCTGCACCAAccaacaagaggtgaaacaTTTTGCTGGCCTTCCCGATCATGGCCGCTGGGAAGGCACCATGACTGATGTGGAACGCCGGTTGCATCAGCTCATGCTCTCCGTTCGCGACTTCGACGGGCCTCCTTCAGCTTCAGGGCCGTCGAGCTCGTGGCCGAGGTCCACGGCGAATATTCCACTTGGTGGCCACGAAGATGAGGAGGAGCGGGAGAAGAAAGAATGCCAGGTGCGGATTGAGAGCTGTGATGAGAGGGGATATTCAATAGTCACAGTGAGTTGTAAGGATCGCAGAAGGCTCATGTTTGATACTGTTTGCACTCTTACTGACCTGCAATACGTCATCTTCCATGCTTCCGTTGATTCTGATGAAGGTTATGCATTTCAGGTACGTTTTAAGTGAAACTAGCTCAtgagcaaatctgccttgcctAATACCACTACCTAGCTGGCCAGTATTTTCTTCACAGCATTCGTTCATATGTGCCCATCAATCAACCTGTAGGAGTATTTCATAAGGCGCATTGATGGCTGTGCCTTGAATACAGAGGGTGAAAAGGAAAGAGTCATAAAATGCTTGGAGGCCGCCATAGAGCGTAGGGTTTGTGAGGTACGTTCCAGAAATCCTTCCTTCTTTTGCAACATCTGTCCCTTATGATTCATCATATAATAAATGGGATACCGGCATGTCTTggattttgatgaaatttctattGAAACAGGGTATTCGATTAGAGTTACGTGCAACTAATAGGGTAGGACTTCTTTCTGACATAACTCGGGTTCTTCGGGAGAATGGCCTAGCTGTAGTCAGGGCAGA
Coding sequences within it:
- the LOC113707033 gene encoding ACT domain-containing protein ACR2-like, whose protein sequence is MHWNFFIFFSFFFFPYRCRVTIDNESSDECTVLKIDSVNKQGLLLEVVQALTDMNLTILKSYISSDAGWLMDVFHVKDGSGNKVTDQNVINYIQKEMVLQAIGANKEAMAKARARNTKFLESKTSAHEPTAIEMRGKDRPGLFSEISAALADLHINVVEAHAWSHNARLACVAYISDQSTSSPIDDHRLATIEDHLTTVLRATTSQNAGDDVCTNQQEVKHFAGLPDHGRWEGTMTDVERRLHQLMLSVRDFDGPPSASGPSSSWPRSTANIPLGGHEDEEEREKKECQVRIESCDERGYSIVTVSCKDRRRLMFDTVCTLTDLQYVIFHASVDSDEGYAFQEYFIRRIDGCALNTEGEKERVIKCLEAAIERRVCEGIRLELRATNRVGLLSDITRVLRENGLAVVRADIATQGEDAVNAFYVRDMSGNDVDMEFIKTMKREMGPIDLDVKNETPIISRTSPPNGNGRPRFSVGDILRSHVERLSHNIAIG